The DNA sequence GCCGATCGGACCGTTCACAGGATCCGTGCGTCTGTTCTTCGGGGGCGGAGAGCCGGATGTCCTCTCTCCGGACAAGCGATTCCGTTTCGGGGGCGTATCGATCGAGGACCAGTGGAACGATGCGGCGTACCGGACGGTGGAAGGGCTCTTCGAAGAACCGTTCCGCGATGCGCCTTGGGTGGCTTTCGGCGCACCCGGCCCGGTTGCTTACATGCGTCAGACGGAGCCGTATGCCCACAGCGAGCACATACACCACGATCAGGATACCGATGCGCACGCGCACCGGAACGGCGATTCGGACATTCACCCGGACGAGGAAAATATCCCTTTCAGCGTCACGGAAATGACCGCCTTCAGCGCAAGGCTGCTCACGCCCCGGTTGCAGGGGCCTGCGCTCCTGCGCCCTCTCCGGCTGGAACTGTTTATGGGCATCGGGCATGTAGGAGACCTGAACGAGGAAGAGCGTGACGAGCGCCGGAAGCGCACCCTGATGGACGCCGGAATCGGCGTGCGGTACGATCTGAATCGCCTGCGGGGATTCGACCGATGGGTCAGACAGTCCGACTTCCTGTCGGACCTCGTGCTCGTGGCGCGCTTTCCCCTGTGGGCGAACGATTACGAATATGCAGACAGCGACGCCCCCTTCGCCTTTCGCTGGCTGCTCGGCGTACAACTGGACCGCCTCCCCTGGGACTGATATTACCCTGACCCTTACATCCTATCGAAGAAATGCTTCGTTTATCAACCCGTACGATTACAACCCTGATGGGCGCTGCGCTTCTTGCCCTTGCGGCATGCGGCGGCGGACAACCCGAACAAGAACCCGCCCAAAACAAGGCTGCGGATATCATACGGCAGGCTGTCGCTGCGCACGGCGGTGAGCACGCGGACCGGGTGAAGATCAGTTACGACTTCCGGGAATACCACTACACCATCATACTGAACGGGGGAATGTTCCAGTATGAACGCGAGCGCCCGGACTCGGCCGGGTATATCCGGGACGTACTGAACAACGACGGATTCTACCGGGAAATCGACGGCGTGCGTGTGGACCTCCCTGAGGAGACAGCAGCCGATTATTCCTTCTCCCTCAACGCCGTCTCCTATTTCATGCTGCTGCCCTTCAAATTGACGGACACCGCCGTACAGGCCAGGTACCTTTCCGAGGCAACCGTCAAGGGCGAACCGTATCACGAAATTGAAGTCACCTTCCGACAGGAAGGGGGAGGACGGGACTACCAGGACCGGTTCGTGTACTGGTTCCACCGTGACCGCCACACCATGGACTATTTCGCCTACGATTACGAAACAGGCGATTCAGGAACGCGCTTCCGGGAGGCATACAATGCGCGTACCTTAGGCGGCATCCGCTTCCAGGACTACCTGAATTTCACCTCGCCGGTTATCGCGGCGCCGGGAGACCCCATCGAACAAATGGACAGCCTGCTGGATATCCAGGAACTGGATACGGTATCCGTCATCGAAAAGACCGGTATCGTCGTAGAGGAAATTGACGAATAGATACCATTCCGGTCGTATATTCCATCACTTATCCATACAAAACAATCACACCATGACCGCAACCATGCATCGCACCTTGCTTCCCCTGCTCATCGCAGCAGGCCTTCTCGTTTTCGGCGCCAATTCCGTTGCCGCACAGGACATCATTCCGCCGCCTAATCCGGCGAGTCCACGGGCCATTACACAGACCTCTTTCAGCGACGGAACCTACGCCAGCATCCACTACGGATCGCCCCGCAAGCGCGACCGGGAAATTTTCGGCGGCCTGGTGCCGTTCGGCGCAGTATGGCGACTGGGCGCCAACGAAGCGACAGAAATGACCGTGACGCAAGACATTCAGCTCGGAGGCATGGATCTGGCCGCAGGCACCTATGCCGTTCTCGCCATCCCGAACGAGGAAACATGGACTTTGATCGTGAATGCAGGCCTGGGCATGTGGGGCGCCTTTTCCTACTCGGACGAGCACGATGTCCTGCGCCTGGAAACTCCGGTAAGCATGACCGACGACATCCACGAGGCGTTCACCATCACCCTCGAAGCGAACGAGGAAGGCTCTGCCGGCATGCTTTCCATGATGTGGGATCAGACGAGCGTGTCCATTCCCGTAACGCCGGTGGAATAATTCGCCGGATATTCTCCCGGAAAGACGATGCCTCGCAAGGTTGCCTCGTCAAAATCATGATGCGGACACGCCATGCAGCTTTCGGGGCTTGACGTCGAGGCAGAGGGCACGGGCATATCGCGCCCGTTGAGCCGGCAGGTCAATCTCCTTGGCATGCTTCTTGGGCAGGCTATACGCCAGCAGGCAGGGCAGGGCACCCTCGACCTGGTGGAAGAGTTGCGAATGCTCTGCAAGCAATCGGTGACGGAGAATACCCCGGCGCCCCGTATACAGGCGAAAAACCGCATTGCGCAACTCGACGATG is a window from the Bacteroidetes bacterium SB0662_bin_6 genome containing:
- a CDS encoding DUF2911 domain-containing protein, whose protein sequence is MHRTLLPLLIAAGLLVFGANSVAAQDIIPPPNPASPRAITQTSFSDGTYASIHYGSPRKRDREIFGGLVPFGAVWRLGANEATEMTVTQDIQLGGMDLAAGTYAVLAIPNEETWTLIVNAGLGMWGAFSYSDEHDVLRLETPVSMTDDIHEAFTITLEANEEGSAGMLSMMWDQTSVSIPVTPVE